CAAGATTTTAGTGCCCTGCTCTATGTTTACCCATGCATGACTCTGATTAACGTAAAAAAAGACGGGCTAAtgctgcggctgctcaatcttctccttctcaaaATACAAGCGTGCGACGTCTAATGCCTCTTGGATGGAAAAGGCAATCCTTGTGCATTCGCAGTCGCGTGTCCAGGTGTTGTGGAAGTTGAGGTTCTTGCCCAGCTTGCTGTCCATGAGAACATGGGGAACTCCGATAAGTGTGGACAGAATGTGGCCGTGAAGACGGTCGGTGATGACGAAGCGAGCAGATCCCAGGAGTTCGAAtccggcaatggccttggcccaGGCACGCTGGTTTTTGCCATTCTCTCGCTTGGGTGCCGGTGTGCCGTTGGCTTCATCACGGGCCTTTGGCGGGTCGATGTCCGGCGTGTGGGTGAATTTCCAGTCGACTTTCTGGTAGGTGACCTTGCCGATGCTTCCGCCGAGGTCCATTTCGCCTTCTCCAAATTCAATATTGGACGAATCGCCATCGGAAATTTCCGCATCCTTTCGAGCGAGGATGAGAATATCGTGTCTGTaaggttgaagaaggcgATGGTCAGAATACGTCAAAAGTAATGTATGTACTAAGCCCGCGGCGCAACGGGGATAAGATACTCACGTCTTCTTTCCATTGACTCGGAAGTCGGATCGGTTCCCCCACATGAATGCAATGTCTGGCACGAGATGGCTGTCGATTCCCTCCGTCTTGCCAAACGTCTTGTCGAGCCAGTCGTAGCTGGGCTGGTCGCGTGCGGCAAGCTGCAGATCTTTGTGCTTCCCAAAAGCCTCTTCGGTCGCCTTGATGCGCTCCGGGTTGGTCATGTAAACGCTCTGAGGGAATGCTCGAATAGAAACGTTGGTAAAGGTCTCAATCATCTTCATACGCGAAGGCTGGTCCTCCCAGTAGTAGTCGTTGAAGTTGCCGCCACCTGCCATGATAATGGCCGAATGAGGGCGGTGCTCTTCGAGGACTTTGCGAAATTTCCCAATGTCGCAGTCTCTGTCAACGAACCTGTATCGTGGAGAGAATAGATTAGGATGACGAATGATTCACGATTGATTCTGGCGTCGAGTCTTACCGGCAtgcctccatcatctcaataCCGAGCATGCTCATGAGAATCTGCTGGGCGGACCAAATGGCGGCATCGCCCTTGTTCTCTGTTTCCAGATAACCCCAGATGTTTGCATATCGAACACCCTTCAGACTCTTTGTATATGCTTGGATGAGTCGTTGTTGGAGATCGTTGACAATGTCCTCACATCCGACCGAAGGTGGTGTCGTTAGGTCATAAGAAATGTTCCTCCTGCTCTCGCCCAAAGACGCCGCAGAGCACTCCTTAGCCGGCCATATTGACGTGGAGCTAGGGAGATGTGATCTCAGGTCGGCACTCTGAGCCAGTATCACCAAGAGCAACGATATCAGAAGGGTGCCCCCAGCGATAATCGTGGCCCGGCCAAACCGATTCGCAAGAAGCATGGTGAGAAGCGTGCACCGTAGCTATGCTCTTTCAATGCTGACAGTGACACCTGCGTTCGGTTGTACAGGTGTCACGGGTATGAAGGTTGTCATAAGACAAAATTCGCCTGAGATAAAACCACAGTGGGACGTGTTAAAAGCGTCGCAAATAGCGAGGCTAGCGGCAATACGCCTGGCAAAGCTGAACAAGTAGCTGGTACTTTGTTTCATTCTATTCTTGACCCATGTCTACATGCTCGAGGCTGCCCCTAATTCTGGTTCAAAGCAGGACGGTAGTGTCAGCTACCAGGATCTGCCAGTTTATCATCCCCACCAGGCGGCCGGCTAGCCTGCTTCAGGGTTCTTGATACTAGTGACCAAGCTGGTATGACAACGTCTCCAGAGTTGGGCTCATTAAAGGAAAGGAGTGTGAGCTGCCTGGACAGCGGTAAATATTGATCAGCCTCCGCTATGTACACATGAGGAAAGTGGCGGCCGGGGCATGCTGGGGTTCTTGAATCAATAGAAGAGACTCCCGGATTTTAAACTATGGTCCGGGGCAATTCCTTCGTGTCAATCTTGACCTTTCCGTAACCTTTTTCCGCCTCtggccctcttctttttacgTGCCACAGTGGAAGGGCatgatgtttttgtttctgttATCTTTATGACTGTATTATTTCTAACTAAACATGATCAAGATGGTTTTCACCGCCTACTATAGGCGATTACGCTCATTCTACCTAttctttattcttcttgcTATTGCATTACTTTTCCTCAGCAGCCGTGAGAGTACCAGGTCTATGCTACTTGGTAAAGACTGGCAGAACCTTTTCACCACGGATGACGACCTATTATGGTGGAATGACCGTTTCCCATGTGAGAAGCATGAGCCGATACGTATCGCTATTGTCGAGTCTGCCGGTGTCCACGATGAAGTGACGGCAGCGTTGGTATACGCATTTGGTGGACACCCGAACGCAGAGCTGAGACTCTACTTTGCCAAACAGCGCTACCAGTCTGATGTTATCGTCAACGACCTGGAGCTGGAAACGCCCATTATGTCGGTCAACAGCTCCAACTACTTCAAGAGGGACGTCGCgaatcttcctcctccccacTTTGTTGTCTCAACGACTTGCGAACTGGACCTTGAGAAGCCAGAGTCCGTAGTAGCTCCTCTCCGACACCTTTTGTTCAACGAGACAACGCATTTGTTCTGCCTGGTACACCACGCCGACTACTGGAACAAAGGCAAACATGTCGATGTTGTTAGAGAATGGGTCGACCGGGAGCGAGTTGATTTCATCGGCCTCAGCCAGCACACGGTTGATTATCTTCTGCAAAAATCAGTACCCCAGTGG
Above is a genomic segment from Trichoderma breve strain T069 chromosome 6, whole genome shotgun sequence containing:
- a CDS encoding polysaccharide pyruvyl transferase domain-containing protein; the protein is MLLANRFGRATIIAGGTLLISLLLVILAQSADLRSHLPSSTSIWPAKECSAASLGESRRNISYDLTTPPSVGCEDIVNDLQQRLIQAYTKSLKGVRYANIWGYLETENKGDAAIWSAQQILMSMLGIEMMEACRFVDRDCDIGKFRKVLEEHRPHSAIIMAGGGNFNDYYWEDQPSRMKMIETFTNVSIRAFPQSVYMTNPERIKATEEAFGKHKDLQLAARDQPSYDWLDKTFGKTEGIDSHLVPDIAFMWGNRSDFRVNGKKTHDILILARKDAEISDGDSSNIEFGEGEMDLGGSIGKVTYQKVDWKFTHTPDIDPPKARDEANGTPAPKRENGKNQRAWAKAIAGFELLGSARFVITDRLHGHILSTLIGVPHVLMDSKLGKNLNFHNTWTRDCECTRIAFSIQEALDVARLYFEKEKIEQPQH